CTGTATCGTTACCTGCCGCTCTCAAGGACACTCCATGTTTTGCTGCAGCTAAAGGCATCCGTAAAAATGTCCTCTTGGCTACAGCGGTACTAATTCTCATCGACGAAAACGGCACGGAGCACTCCGCTCGAGCACTTCTCGACTCTGGCAGTGAATCGTGCTTCATCTCTCAATCGTTCTCTCAACTCATCAAAGTTCACCGCCAGAAACTCAACTGTCCCATCATCGGAATCGGTCAGTCCATCACTCAAGCTCGTTTCAAGGTTCGATCTACCATCCGCTCACGTGTGAGTCAGTACTCTGCCACGTTAGAATTCCTCGTATTGCCGAAGATCACCATTGACCTCCCTTCAACGTCCGTAAACACATCATCCTGGAGCATTCCATCTGGTATAGAGCTTGCCGATCCATCGTTCTACAAATCAAGTCGAATTGATCTCATTCTGGGTGCCGAAATCTTTTTCGACTTAATCAAAACATCGGAAAGAATCCCGCTCGGTGATGGCCTTCCAACATTAGTCAACTCCGTTCTCGGTTGGATCGTTACCGGCAAAAATGAGGAACCTCGCACTTCAATTCGTCCTGTCGTGGCTAACTTGGCTAGCACCAGCGATCTCAACCAGCTAATGGAACGATTTTGGTCTCTTGAAAACAACGACACATCACCCAACTACTCCGTTGAAGAAGCAGCTTGCGAAAATCATTTCCTGCAACACGTTTCTCGCACACCTGAGGGCCGCTACTGCGTCCGCCTACCGACCAAAAGGGACATCCTGGACAAACTGACCGACAACCGACGAACCGCACTTCGACGCTTTCACATGCTTGAAAGTAAACTTAACCGGAACCAGAACCTCAAACAGCAGTACGACAGCTTCATGGACGAATATGAATCGCTTGGCCACATGCAGAAGGTACTCGACCCAGACCAACCACCCACTCCATGCTATCACCTACCTCACCATGCTGTAGTTCGAGAAGAGAGCACCACAACGAAGGTCCGCGTAGTTTTCGACGCGTCATGCAAGACGCCCAACGGTCCTTCCTTAAACAGCGCCCTGATGATCGGACCCATCGTTCAGGAAGATCTACGTTCCATCATCATGCGTTCCAGACTTCGACCAGTGATGGTGATAGCCGACATCAAGCAGATGTACAGACAGATTCTTGTTCATGAAGATGACACTCCCCTGCAGCGAATCGTTTGGCGAGCCTCACCCGACGCACCGATGTGGACCTACGAGCTTAAGACCGTCACGTATGGCACCGCTAGTGCCCCGTACTTGGCGACTAGAGTATTACAACAGCTAGCAGAAGACGAGTGCGACCAGTTTCCAGAGGCAGCGAGAGTACTCAAACGGGATTTCTACGTCGACGACCTTTTTTCTGGAGCTGATTCTGTCGACGAAGCCGTTCATCTTCGAAAGCAACTTCATGCGCTGCTGATCAAGGGTGGCTTTGAACTCCGAAAATGGGCATCGAACATGCCAGCAGTTCTCGAAGACGTAACTCCAGACAATCGTGCTCTTCAAGCATCAGTGGACTTCGACAGAGACCAATGTCTGAAAACTCTCGGGTTGCACTGGGAGCCCGCAACAGATCACCTGCGCTACCGAATCAACCTCCCCGAATCTGCATCCGACCAACCGTTAACTAAAAGAATCGCTCTTTCGCACATAGCTCGCCTTTTTGACCCCCTAGGATTGTTAGGTCCGGTTGTTACTTCCGCTAAGCTCTTCATGCAAGCTCTCTGGGGATTAAAAAACGACGACGGTACATCCTGGGACTGGGACCAACAACTTCCACCTACGGCCATAGACTTTTGGCAAACATACCATTCACAGCTTGTTCTGCTCAACGACCTTCGTATAGACCGCTGCATTCTATGCTCGAATCCCTCAACAGTGCAACTGCACATCTTTTCCGACGCGTCTGAGCGTGCCTACGGCGCATGTGCCTACATCCGTTCAACAAATTCATCTGGCGTCAACGTCGCACTTCTAACAGCAAGATCCAAGGTAGCACCTCTAAACCGCCAAAGCATTCCTCGCCTCGAACTCTGCGGAGCCCAAATCGCCTCGGAGTTGTATCAAAAGATCATCACATCGCTTCAACGTCCCCTTGAGACCTTCTTCTGGGTCGACTCAACCACCGTCATCCACTGGCTCAAATCACCACCGTCCACTTGGGTAACATTCGTCGCTAATCGAGTCTCGAAAATACAACTAGCCACCGAAACCTGTTCTTGGAACCACGTCCCGGGATCAGAAAACCCAGCTGACTTGATATCACGGGGCATACCAGCAGACGCCCTTCTTCAAAACAACCTATGGTGGAAGGGGCCAGACTGGCTGAAACACGACGCTCATCAATGGCCATCGCAACAAATTACTCCGATTCAAAACGCCGACATTCTCCGAGAAATCAGAAAAACACCAGTCACCGTAATCACCGCAGCATCTGCAGAATCATTCATCGACGAACTCACCGGTCGATTCTCCTCGTTTCGTCGGATGATTCACACCATCGCCTATTGTAGACGGGTCACCAGAAACCGCAGGgtcaaaacagcaacatcatcCAGCAGCAAAGTTCTCACATGCGAGGAAATTGAAGAAGCGGAACACGTACTCATCTCGCTCGTCCAACAACAAGCCTTCAGCAACGAATGGATCAACCTACAAAAGGGGAAATCTGTCCCGACAAAGTCTCGCATTAGATGGTTCCATCCGTTCATATCCGACGACCAGCTCATACGCATCGGCGGCAGGCTCGATCAAGCGCAACTGccgtacaacaccaaacatCAAGTTCTCCTCCCGGGCACGCATCGGTTTACCAAACTACTGGTCGACTATTACCATCGAAAACATCTCCACGCAGCTCCACAACTCCTTATCAGCATTCTTCGAACCCGGTATTGGGTATTAGGGGCCAGGGATCTGGCCAAAAGGGTCGTACACTCTTGCGTCATCTGCTTCAGAGCCCGGCCAAAACATCTCGAGCAATTCATGGGTAAATTGCCGGCAGCACGCGTCACCATGGCCCGTCCGTTCTCAATAACCGGCATCGACTACTGGGGACCCGTTCTGACTCAACCACCACACCGTCGAGCCGCTCCGAAAAAGGCTTACGTGGCAGTTTTCGTGTGCTTCTGCACCAAAGCTGTCCACCTTGAGCTTGTCAGCGACCTCACCACAGCCAAGTTTATCCAGGCCTTGCGTCGTTTCGTTTCTCGCCGTGGACTTTGCTTCGAAATTTACAGCGACAATGGCAGAAATTTTGTGGGGGCGGCAAATGAATTGCGACAACTAGTTCGGAGCGAGGCCCACAAACAAGCATTGGCTGAGGAGTGCACAACGAACGGCATCAGGTGGCACTTCAATCCACCGAAAGCTTCACATTTCGGCGGTCTCTGGGAGGCCGCAATCTATTCCGCCCAAAAACACTTCACTCGTGTTCTCGGAAGCCACACTTTGCCCTACGATGAGATGGAAACCCTACTCATTCAAATCGAATGCTGCCTGAATTCACGACCAATCTCACCGTTGAGCGATGATCCTTCGGACTACGACCCCTTAACACCCGGCCACTTTCTCGCTGGGACTGCCCTGAAAGCTGTCCCACAGGCTGATGTTTCGACGGTTCCATCCAATCGGCTCAAGCACTGGCAGCAAACACAAAAGCTGCTACAAAACATCTGGAAACGTTGGCATCTGGAGTATGTTTCCACCCTGCAGCACCGTTCGAAGTGGTTAAAATCACCCGTCATCATCGAAAAGGGTCGCTTAGTAATCCTCAAGGACGAGACTGCTCCCCCGATGACTTGGAAACTGGCCAGAATTATGGATTTGCATCCTGGAACCGATGGAATAACCAGAGTGGTTACGCTTCGCACATCAGCTGGGACCTTCACTCGTCCGGTGGCAAAAATATGTTTGCTGCCTGATGAAAACACTCCAGCCGAAACACCAACACTTTGCATCCAAAATCCAGCTAATTTCACTTCCAGCGATGAGATCCGCAACACCGACGAGTGTTCCAGCAGCAACAccctgaaataaataaatttcaaggcATATTTCTTCATGGACAAGGTGAGAATCTGTCCAGCTAATTTTTAATAACATCATGTAGGTCTacgctttgtttttgtttttccatgACATTTCATCGATCGCTTGAGGGCCGACAACTGACAGCGCACTTCATCGACGAGGCCGAGGGAATGCCCACTAGTTTCATCCGATTCATCGATTTTTCGTCAGAAATTGTAATTTCTGAAGGGGCCAGCATGTTCGGTACGAAGGAAGACTTGACAAAGCGCGCCATCTGGTTCTGAAAATCAACATAGCAGCAATTTACCGTACCCCTCGTCCGTCAACAATCGAGCTTCGAGCGAAAAGGGAAAAACGcaaatttcaaccatttctGGAAAGCTTGCTGCACTTCCGCCAAAGAGAACATAAAAGGAAGACTCTGACAGCCGCGTGTTCTCTATTCTGATTGGCCAGCGAGAACAACAACATCAGCTATTTATTGTGATTTTCTTTTCGCGCTAGAGTTTGCacacaaaaatttcgtcaatctcAAATTTCGCTCTACTATTTCGCTTATTTCTCTCACCGTCATATTTGTACGCCTCTTGAATACGTTTCTAGGCAATCATGGTAGCCGAtggcaaaatcaaattttctcagCTTTCATAACAAACTGCTAAGGAGGAAGTAAGAATATTTTACGACGAAAACAAGCAAActaaagaaactatagtaaacaaagaagcgcaatctgatcccttttgaaataatgagcATGCAACActgctgtagggctgcctttaagactgcttggttttgctcgattggaatgacactgacagataatcaaaaattccaatcgtgacatttcgtctctttgtttactataggctcgttaaaGCAAACAACTTTGTTCCCGGCTCCGTTAAACTAATTtgtttgagccgtttcaaataaacgaattgtaaaaaaaaaaaaaaaacaagcaaacaatttttatatcaGGCTGAAAATGTTGGGTAGGTATCATTGGTAAATTGAACTATGGAACCACTATTTAGTAAGATTTGCATTCCAGGAAAGGTTCTAGTGAAAAAATGTGAGGTTACAGAGGACTGTCCGGTGGTCGGAAATGCTATCCGGAAACGAAAACCAGTCTCTATAGATGGGTCTTTAGGTATACGGttcccttaaggggggggtagggtttaacactttcaaaaaatcgatttttttattttttttattttcttattgtaaaacatttcaagaatgttgtgtcaaattttcaagtcaattgaagcaaaactgtagaagttataggcctttatctcctcctatctaatactgcaagacagcaagagcagaaacttcaaacgcgtttttctcgaaagcacatttttaaagtccgtggacatcgtcatttgaaaactacttatccgattcttttcaaatttggaacatattttctacatacaaaataccagaccccaacgtttttcttttttgatttttttttactttggggagattttagaggtgaaaaatggcggatttttaagtaaaaaatcgtagtttttact
This sequence is a window from Uranotaenia lowii strain MFRU-FL chromosome 3, ASM2978415v1, whole genome shotgun sequence. Protein-coding genes within it:
- the LOC129753163 gene encoding uncharacterized protein LOC129753163, whose protein sequence is MSNERRLKNLKTRQKSLLASFFNIKAFVEAYEEEQHECQVPGRLEHLVSLWNDFNAVQAELETLDEAEVDNHLKQRIEFESSFFEVKGFLLSKNKSSPSPPTPSSSHSTPHVPAWSSHVRLPDVKLPVFNGNIDSWLNFHDLFVSLVHCSHELSNIQKFYYLRSSLSGEALKLIQTISISANNYLVAWTLLVDHYQKPARLKQSYVDSLFEFPSLKRESATELRNLVERFEANVKVLKQLGEKTEFWDILLIRMLSIRLDPTTRRDWEEYSSTLPSISFPDLTGFIQRRASVLETIGKNIEQMPSNVINKKPSQRPVTSHGANQSSFRKCISCSEHHPLYLCSVFSKLSLEEKEKEVRQHQLCRNCLRKGHHVKDCSSTSTCRYCRGRHHSQICTNGISGDGNTTKPRQPSKPTNEQPSVSLPAALKDTPCFAAAKGIRKNVLLATAVLILIDENGTEHSARALLDSGSESCFISQSFSQLIKVHRQKLNCPIIGIGQSITQARFKVRSTIRSRVSQYSATLEFLVLPKITIDLPSTSVNTSSWSIPSGIELADPSFYKSSRIDLILGAEIFFDLIKTSERIPLGDGLPTLVNSVLGWIVTGKNEEPRTSIRPVVANLASTSDLNQLMERFWSLENNDTSPNYSVEEAACENHFLQHVSRTPEGRYCVRLPTKRDILDKLTDNRRTALRRFHMLESKLNRNQNLKQQYDSFMDEYESLGHMQKVLDPDQPPTPCYHLPHHAVVREESTTTKVRVVFDASCKTPNGPSLNSALMIGPIVQEDLRSIIMRSRLRPVMVIADIKQMYRQILVHEDDTPLQRIVWRASPDAPMWTYELKTVTYGTASAPYLATRVLQQLAEDECDQFPEAARVLKRDFYVDDLFSGADSVDEAVHLRKQLHALLIKGGFELRKWASNMPAVLEDVTPDNRALQASVDFDRDQCLKTLGLHWEPATDHLRYRINLPESASDQPLTKRIALSHIARLFDPLGLLGPVVTSAKLFMQALWGLKNDDGTSWDWDQQLPPTAIDFWQTYHSQLVLLNDLRIDRCILCSNPSTVQLHIFSDASERAYGACAYIRSTNSSGVNVALLTARSKVAPLNRQSIPRLELCGAQIASELYQKIITSLQRPLETFFWVDSTTVIHWLKSPPSTWVTFVANRVSKIQLATETCSWNHVPGSENPADLISRGIPADALLQNNLWWKGPDWLKHDAHQWPSQQITPIQNADILREIRKTPVTVITAASAESFIDELTGRFSSFRRMIHTIAYCRRVTRNRRVKTATSSSSKVLTCEEIEEAEHVLISLVQQQAFSNEWINLQKGKSVPTKSRIRWFHPFISDDQLIRIGGRLDQAQLPYNTKHQVLLPGTHRFTKLLVDYYHRKHLHAAPQLLISILRTRYWVLGARDLAKRVVHSCVICFRARPKHLEQFMGKLPAARVTMARPFSITGIDYWGPVLTQPPHRRAAPKKAYVAVFVCFCTKAVHLELVSDLTTAKFIQALRRFVSRRGLCFEIYSDNGRNFVGAANELRQLVRSEAHKQALAEECTTNGIRWHFNPPKASHFGGLWEAAIYSAQKHFTRVLGSHTLPYDEMETLLIQIECCLNSRPISPLSDDPSDYDPLTPGHFLAGTALKAVPQADVSTVPSNRLKHWQQTQKLLQNIWKRWHLEYVSTLQHRSKWLKSPVIIEKGRLVILKDETAPPMTWKLARIMDLHPGTDGITRVVTLRTSAGTFTRPVAKICLLPDENTPAETPTLCIQNPANFTSSDEIRNTDECSSSNTLK